Proteins from a single region of Belliella baltica DSM 15883:
- a CDS encoding NAD-dependent epimerase/dehydratase family protein — MKKMRILFTGGSGKAGKHAIAYLLDQGHRVMNVDLTPLDHPGVDNLIADITDSGQMFNAMSSYAGLDELEGGNGIPKFDAVVHFAAVPRILINPDNETFRVNTIGTYNVIEAAVKLGIKKIIIASSETTYGICFSDGQTNPKSLPLEEDYDVDPMDSYGLSKVVNEQTARSFQRRSGIDIYALRIGNVIEPHEYAELFPNYFKNPEVRRRNAFCYIDARDLGQIVDLCLQKDGLGFQIFNAGNDHNGAIIPSLELTERFFPGVPITRELDEHEALFSNRKIREMLGFKEKHNWRKYVKFEE, encoded by the coding sequence ATGAAAAAAATGCGCATACTTTTCACAGGAGGATCAGGAAAGGCAGGGAAACATGCCATTGCTTACTTGTTAGATCAAGGTCATCGCGTAATGAATGTGGACTTGACTCCTTTGGATCATCCTGGCGTGGATAATCTCATTGCAGATATCACCGATTCTGGGCAGATGTTCAATGCCATGAGCTCTTATGCGGGTTTAGATGAATTAGAAGGTGGAAATGGTATTCCAAAATTTGATGCAGTTGTTCATTTTGCTGCAGTTCCCAGAATTTTGATCAATCCAGATAATGAGACTTTCCGAGTCAATACTATCGGTACTTATAATGTGATAGAAGCAGCGGTCAAACTTGGGATAAAAAAAATCATTATAGCTTCCTCTGAAACCACCTATGGAATTTGTTTTTCGGATGGTCAGACAAATCCGAAATCTTTGCCTTTAGAAGAAGATTATGATGTAGATCCTATGGATTCTTATGGCCTGTCAAAAGTAGTAAATGAACAAACAGCACGAAGTTTTCAACGTCGATCGGGAATTGATATATATGCTCTTCGGATCGGAAATGTGATAGAGCCTCACGAGTATGCTGAACTTTTTCCAAATTACTTTAAAAATCCAGAAGTGAGACGTAGAAATGCTTTTTGTTATATAGACGCAAGAGATTTAGGTCAAATTGTAGATTTATGTTTGCAGAAAGATGGATTAGGTTTCCAAATTTTCAATGCAGGAAATGATCACAACGGCGCCATAATTCCAAGCCTGGAACTAACTGAAAGGTTTTTCCCAGGTGTTCCCATCACACGTGAATTGGATGAACATGAAGCTTTATTTTCCAATCGAAAAATCCGCGAAATGCTTGGTTTCAAAGAGAAGCACAACTGGAGGAAATATGTAAAGTTTGAAGAATAA
- a CDS encoding phosphoribosylanthranilate isomerase produces MKLKVCGMRSEENIKGLISQINPDWMGLIFYAKSPRFVSKDFADSIKDLDISKVGVFVNTNLEEIKKAISRFDLHTIQLHGEESVDFTRSVKQETGLEIFKVFSVKENVDWKELESYLPYVDYFLFDTFTKEYGGSGKTFDWQILKSYPFEKPFLLSGGLSLENIQDIQKLQSEIPQLIGVDINSKFEVEPGFKDIDKIGEFWEKVRD; encoded by the coding sequence ATGAAGCTGAAAGTTTGTGGAATGCGATCTGAGGAGAATATCAAGGGCTTGATTTCTCAAATCAATCCTGATTGGATGGGTTTGATCTTTTATGCCAAATCCCCAAGGTTCGTGTCAAAAGATTTTGCTGATTCTATAAAAGATTTGGATATCTCCAAAGTAGGTGTTTTTGTAAATACCAACCTTGAAGAAATAAAGAAGGCAATTTCTAGGTTCGACCTTCACACTATCCAACTTCATGGAGAAGAATCGGTGGATTTTACAAGATCAGTGAAGCAAGAAACAGGATTAGAAATTTTCAAAGTATTTTCTGTCAAGGAAAATGTGGATTGGAAGGAATTAGAAAGTTATCTGCCTTATGTTGATTATTTCCTTTTCGATACTTTCACAAAAGAATATGGAGGAAGTGGAAAGACCTTCGATTGGCAAATTCTCAAATCTTATCCTTTTGAAAAACCATTCTTGTTAAGTGGAGGCTTGAGTTTAGAAAACATTCAGGATATACAAAAGCTTCAATCTGAAATTCCTCAATTAATAGGAGTAGATATCAATTCAAAATTTGAAGTTGAACCAGGATTCAAAGACATTGATAAGATAGGAGAGTTTTGGGAGAAGGTGAGAGACTAG
- the aroF gene encoding 3-deoxy-7-phosphoheptulonate synthase → MIIQLKQDITDAQKEALIAEVNQIGYKITEVKTQLGDYLVGIGKKDFDIRRIGKKEGIEDIHIVSDEYKLVSKKWKAKPTSIDLGNGIFIKDGDMAIIAGPCSIESEDQIRKVITHLKENNIKMMRGGVFKPRSSPYAFRGLGIDGLKLWYDLAQEANIKIVTEVMQVSQIEEMYPYVDIYQVGARNTQNFNLLDELGKVDKAVMIKRGISGTIEELLQSAEYVFSGGNEKLILCERGIRTYEKASRNTLDLNAVPILKAKSHLPVIVDPSHGIGIRAYVPQMALSGVMSGADGIIYETHEIPEKAYSDGQQTLDFAQSALLTDQIRKTFALRKTFALL, encoded by the coding sequence ATGATCATACAATTAAAACAAGATATCACGGACGCGCAAAAAGAAGCTTTAATTGCGGAAGTCAATCAAATAGGATACAAAATCACGGAGGTGAAAACCCAACTTGGAGACTATTTAGTAGGGATAGGAAAAAAGGATTTTGATATCAGACGAATAGGTAAAAAAGAAGGGATAGAAGATATTCACATTGTATCGGATGAATACAAATTGGTTTCCAAAAAATGGAAAGCTAAACCTACTTCTATTGATTTGGGAAATGGCATTTTCATCAAAGACGGTGACATGGCGATTATTGCAGGGCCATGTTCGATAGAATCAGAAGATCAGATTAGAAAGGTAATTACGCATTTGAAGGAAAATAACATCAAAATGATGCGTGGAGGTGTATTTAAACCACGTTCTAGCCCTTATGCATTCAGAGGATTGGGAATTGATGGTTTGAAACTATGGTATGATTTGGCTCAAGAGGCTAATATCAAGATCGTTACCGAAGTAATGCAGGTTTCTCAAATTGAAGAAATGTATCCTTACGTGGATATCTACCAAGTTGGAGCGCGAAATACTCAAAATTTCAATTTACTTGACGAACTTGGTAAAGTTGATAAAGCAGTAATGATCAAAAGAGGAATTTCAGGGACTATTGAAGAGTTGTTGCAATCTGCTGAGTATGTTTTTTCTGGTGGAAATGAAAAACTAATTCTTTGTGAAAGAGGAATCAGAACATACGAGAAAGCGAGTAGAAACACTTTGGACTTGAATGCCGTACCTATTCTCAAAGCAAAATCACACTTGCCTGTCATAGTTGATCCTTCACATGGAATTGGAATTAGGGCTTACGTTCCTCAAATGGCTCTATCAGGAGTAATGTCTGGAGCGGATGGAATTATTTATGAAACACATGAAATTCCAGAAAAAGCGTATTCTGATGGACAACAAACTTTAGATTTTGCACAAAGTGCGCTTTTGACAGATCAAATTAGGAAGACTTTTGCATTGAGAAAAACCTTTGCATTGTTATAA
- the hisH gene encoding imidazole glycerol phosphate synthase subunit HisH: MQVAVIKYNAGNVQSVLYALERLGVEAVLTDDLEVISKADRVIFPGQGEASTAMRYLKEKQLDQLIPNLKQPFFGVCLGQQLLCEHSEENDNACLGVFPVKVKKFIPENISDFKVPHVGWNNLTELKTPLLKGLTDESFVYYVHSFYCELSDYTIAKTNYILDFAGLMHKDNFYAMQAHPEKSGLVGERILKNFLSL, encoded by the coding sequence ATGCAAGTAGCAGTAATTAAATATAATGCAGGCAATGTGCAGTCAGTTCTCTATGCACTTGAGAGATTGGGTGTCGAGGCGGTTTTGACTGATGACTTGGAGGTTATTTCTAAAGCTGATCGGGTGATTTTCCCAGGACAAGGAGAAGCAAGTACTGCGATGCGTTATTTGAAAGAAAAGCAATTGGATCAATTGATCCCCAATCTCAAACAACCTTTCTTCGGTGTTTGCCTCGGACAACAGTTACTTTGCGAGCATTCAGAAGAAAATGATAATGCTTGTTTGGGCGTTTTTCCAGTGAAAGTCAAAAAATTCATTCCCGAAAATATTTCTGATTTTAAGGTTCCACACGTGGGGTGGAATAATTTAACAGAGCTTAAAACCCCATTACTAAAGGGGCTCACAGATGAATCTTTTGTGTATTATGTTCACAGCTTTTACTGTGAATTAAGTGATTATACCATAGCTAAGACAAATTATATCTTAGATTTTGCTGGCTTGATGCACAAGGATAATTTCTACGCAATGCAAGCTCATCCAGAAAAAAGTGGTTTGGTAGGAGAGCGAATTTTGAAGAATTTTCTGAGTTTATAA
- the trpC gene encoding indole-3-glycerol phosphate synthase TrpC has product MNILDKIIAFKKTEVAEKSSLVPIKLLEKSIYFESDIVSMKDYISDQEKTGIIAEFKRKSPSKGDINPSASVEATSIGYMQAGASALSILTDQEFFGGKNDDLISARKFNFCPILRKDFIIKEYQIIEAKSIGADCILLIAAALEPKRLKELAKFAKSLGLEVLMEVHDGEELASSVNEFLDLVGVNNRSLKTFDVSLQTSYDLVEKIPNEFVKISESGISRPDTLVSLKQAGFEGFLIGENFMKSSRPHQAAYNFMNEYRELLAAAAGLTVEK; this is encoded by the coding sequence ATGAATATTTTAGATAAAATTATAGCTTTCAAAAAAACAGAAGTGGCGGAGAAAAGTAGCCTCGTTCCAATAAAATTATTAGAAAAGAGTATTTACTTTGAATCTGACATTGTATCTATGAAGGATTACATTTCTGATCAGGAGAAAACAGGAATCATAGCAGAATTCAAAAGAAAGTCTCCATCAAAAGGTGATATCAATCCAAGTGCTTCAGTAGAGGCAACAAGTATCGGCTACATGCAAGCAGGTGCATCTGCTTTATCTATTTTAACTGATCAGGAGTTCTTTGGAGGGAAAAATGACGATTTGATTTCTGCTAGGAAATTCAATTTCTGTCCGATCTTGAGAAAGGACTTCATCATCAAGGAATATCAAATTATTGAAGCAAAATCGATTGGAGCAGATTGCATCTTATTGATAGCAGCAGCTTTGGAACCAAAGAGGCTGAAGGAATTAGCCAAATTCGCCAAATCGCTTGGTTTGGAAGTTTTGATGGAGGTTCATGATGGAGAAGAATTAGCCTCTTCAGTCAATGAATTCCTTGACCTTGTTGGCGTTAACAATAGAAGTCTCAAAACCTTTGATGTATCTCTACAAACGTCTTATGACTTGGTAGAAAAAATCCCGAATGAATTTGTGAAAATTTCCGAAAGTGGTATTTCAAGACCAGATACTTTGGTGAGCTTAAAACAAGCCGGCTTCGAAGGTTTCTTGATAGGTGAAAATTTTATGAAATCCAGTAGACCACATCAGGCAGCTTACAATTTCATGAATGAATACAGAGAATTATTGGCAGCTGCTGCCGGGTTAACAGTAGAAAAATGA
- the hisF gene encoding imidazole glycerol phosphate synthase subunit HisF, with the protein MLTKRIIPCLDIKDGRTVKGVNFVQLRDAGDPVELAKIYSDEGADELVFLDITATVDKRKTLAELVTKVAKAINIPFTVGGGISTVEDVKVLLNAGADKISINSAAVKNPDVINEMALEFGSQCIVVAIDTRNVDGIDFVHTHGGRKPTLLKTQAWAKEVCERGAGEILLTSMDHDGTKAGFANEITAEISSMLSIPVIASGGAGNMEHFKDVFTFGKADAALAASIFHFKEIPIPDLKSYLGREDIAIRK; encoded by the coding sequence ATGCTAACTAAAAGAATCATCCCTTGTCTAGATATCAAAGATGGCAGAACTGTCAAAGGTGTCAATTTTGTACAGTTGCGTGACGCTGGTGATCCGGTGGAATTGGCTAAGATCTATTCAGATGAAGGAGCAGACGAGCTTGTATTTCTAGATATTACAGCCACAGTGGACAAACGCAAGACACTGGCAGAATTGGTAACCAAAGTAGCCAAAGCGATCAATATTCCTTTTACCGTAGGTGGAGGCATATCGACTGTAGAAGATGTGAAGGTGCTATTAAATGCAGGTGCTGATAAGATTTCTATCAACTCAGCGGCTGTCAAGAATCCTGATGTGATTAATGAAATGGCTTTGGAGTTTGGGAGTCAATGTATTGTTGTTGCCATTGATACACGAAATGTAGATGGGATTGATTTTGTGCATACACATGGAGGAAGGAAACCAACTTTACTCAAAACCCAAGCGTGGGCAAAGGAAGTTTGTGAGCGTGGAGCAGGGGAAATCCTCCTTACCTCCATGGATCACGACGGAACAAAAGCAGGCTTTGCCAATGAAATCACTGCGGAGATTTCATCCATGCTTTCTATTCCTGTGATTGCATCTGGTGGAGCAGGAAATATGGAACATTTCAAAGATGTGTTTACCTTTGGGAAAGCAGATGCTGCTTTGGCTGCAAGCATTTTCCATTTCAAAGAAATTCCAATTCCGGATTTGAAAAGCTATCTTGGTCGGGAAGATATAGCGATTAGAAAGTGA
- the hisIE gene encoding bifunctional phosphoribosyl-AMP cyclohydrolase/phosphoribosyl-ATP diphosphatase HisIE, which produces MNKLNIDFKKVNDLVPAIIQDPDSNVVLMLGYMNQEALDITLETKRVTFFSRTKNRLWTKGETSGNFLNVVSLTVDCDNDTILIKAKPVGPVCHTGDDTCFAEENKSKTFFIDELRAIIKDRKNNPTDKSYTASLFAKGINKVAQKVGEEAVEIVIEAKDDNKDLFMGEAADLLYHYLVLLEAKGYELDEVMEVLIDRHQKK; this is translated from the coding sequence ATGAACAAACTGAACATAGATTTTAAGAAGGTTAATGACTTAGTACCGGCCATCATTCAAGATCCAGATTCCAATGTGGTATTAATGCTAGGCTATATGAATCAGGAAGCCTTGGATATAACTTTGGAGACGAAGAGAGTAACATTCTTCTCTAGAACCAAAAACAGACTTTGGACCAAAGGAGAAACTTCTGGGAATTTTCTCAATGTGGTTTCCTTGACCGTTGACTGTGATAATGATACCATCTTAATAAAAGCGAAGCCTGTTGGACCAGTTTGTCATACAGGTGATGATACTTGTTTTGCTGAAGAGAATAAAAGCAAGACCTTCTTCATCGATGAACTTAGAGCTATCATCAAAGACCGCAAAAACAATCCTACCGACAAATCATATACAGCATCTCTTTTTGCCAAAGGCATCAATAAAGTAGCTCAAAAAGTAGGGGAGGAAGCAGTAGAGATAGTCATCGAAGCAAAGGATGACAATAAAGATCTTTTCATGGGGGAAGCAGCTGATTTACTCTATCACTACTTAGTGCTCTTGGAAGCAAAAGGCTACGAGCTTGATGAAGTGATGGAAGTATTGATCGATAGGCATCAGAAAAAATAG
- the hisA gene encoding 1-(5-phosphoribosyl)-5-[(5-phosphoribosylamino)methylideneamino]imidazole-4-carboxamide isomerase, with product MYIIPAIDIIDGKCVRLTQGDYGQKKEYHDSPLEMAKRFEGAGIKRLHLVDLDGAKAKKIINSEVLKSVAFGTSLQVDFGGGVQSDEDIALAFELGAHQLTGGSIAVKNPTLFESWIAKYGGEKIILGADAKDRKIAISGWEETTEMDLIDFIKDYHSKGISYVICTDVAKDGLLQGPSVDLYKEIMQEIPNIKLIASGGVSSVKDLEELQKTGVYGAIVGKAYYEGRISLEELAAF from the coding sequence ATGTATATCATCCCTGCAATAGACATCATCGATGGAAAATGTGTTCGGCTTACTCAAGGAGACTATGGTCAGAAAAAAGAATACCACGACAGTCCATTGGAAATGGCCAAGAGATTCGAAGGTGCTGGCATCAAAAGATTGCATTTAGTGGATCTTGATGGTGCAAAAGCCAAGAAAATCATCAACAGTGAAGTGTTGAAATCAGTTGCGTTTGGAACATCCCTACAAGTTGATTTTGGTGGTGGAGTACAGTCGGATGAGGATATTGCTTTGGCTTTCGAATTAGGTGCCCATCAATTAACAGGAGGAAGTATTGCAGTAAAAAATCCTACTCTATTTGAATCTTGGATTGCCAAGTATGGAGGAGAGAAAATCATCCTAGGCGCTGATGCGAAAGATAGAAAAATTGCTATTTCGGGATGGGAAGAAACAACCGAAATGGATTTGATAGATTTTATCAAGGATTATCATTCCAAAGGAATCAGCTATGTAATCTGCACAGATGTTGCCAAAGATGGTTTACTTCAAGGCCCATCAGTTGATTTGTATAAAGAAATTATGCAGGAAATTCCAAACATCAAATTGATTGCCAGTGGTGGTGTTTCTAGTGTTAAAGATCTCGAAGAACTCCAAAAGACAGGTGTTTATGGAGCCATTGTAGGAAAAGCATACTACGAAGGTAGGATTAGTCTTGAAGAGTTAGCGGCTTTTTGA
- a CDS encoding anthranilate synthase component II — MKILVLDNYDSFTYNLVYIIRQLGYEMDIYRNDKINLYDIDVYDKILLSPGPGIPSEAGIMPELLKNYGAKKDILGICLGHQAIGEAFGGDLINLSEVVHGLASEVSVEEDGLFQKLPKQFKIGRYHSWVINEQTLSPDLEVIARTPDGQIMGVRHKEFKVKGLQFHPESVLTEHGVQMMKNWLGG, encoded by the coding sequence ATGAAAATTCTTGTCCTTGATAATTACGATTCATTTACTTACAACTTGGTTTATATCATCAGACAGTTGGGTTATGAAATGGATATATATCGAAATGATAAAATCAATTTGTATGATATTGATGTTTATGATAAGATCTTACTTTCTCCTGGTCCAGGGATTCCATCAGAAGCAGGTATAATGCCTGAACTTCTTAAGAATTATGGAGCTAAAAAAGATATATTGGGAATTTGCCTAGGTCACCAAGCTATCGGCGAAGCCTTTGGTGGAGATTTGATAAATTTGTCTGAGGTAGTGCATGGTTTGGCTTCAGAAGTATCTGTAGAGGAGGATGGTTTATTTCAGAAACTTCCTAAGCAATTCAAAATCGGTAGATATCATTCTTGGGTTATCAATGAACAAACACTTAGTCCTGATTTGGAAGTTATTGCCCGTACGCCTGATGGTCAGATTATGGGAGTAAGACACAAGGAGTTTAAAGTCAAAGGGCTTCAATTTCACCCCGAATCAGTCCTTACCGAACATGGAGTTCAGATGATGAAAAACTGGCTAGGCGGATGA
- the trpA gene encoding tryptophan synthase subunit alpha: MNRIHTLFQNKKERVLSIYFTAGFPTLEDTLPTMRAIEEAGADIIEIGVPYSDPIADGPTIQDSNQIALENGMSLKKLFDQIKDMRQSVNIPVVLMGYLNPIIQYGMEPFLKKCKEVGVDGLILPDLPMQQYLDEFKSIFDQYGLSNTFLISPQTSEARIREIDENSNGFIYMVSSHSITGAKSGISGEQVEYFKRVQAMNLKNPRLIGFGISDSETFTKASLYGNGAIIGSAFIKVVKDSKNLSADIKSYIQSVIQ, encoded by the coding sequence ATGAACCGAATTCATACACTATTTCAAAATAAAAAAGAGCGAGTATTGTCTATCTATTTCACAGCTGGATTTCCTACATTGGAAGATACTTTGCCAACGATGCGAGCGATAGAAGAAGCAGGAGCAGATATCATCGAAATTGGTGTGCCTTATTCTGACCCTATTGCTGATGGACCAACAATTCAAGATAGCAATCAGATTGCATTAGAAAACGGTATGAGCTTAAAAAAGCTCTTCGATCAAATCAAAGATATGCGTCAATCGGTCAATATTCCGGTGGTGCTAATGGGTTATTTGAATCCCATTATTCAATATGGAATGGAGCCATTTTTAAAAAAATGTAAGGAAGTGGGCGTAGATGGATTGATCTTGCCTGATCTACCCATGCAGCAATATTTGGATGAGTTCAAAAGTATATTTGATCAATATGGTTTGAGCAATACGTTTTTGATTTCTCCACAAACTAGTGAAGCTAGAATCCGAGAAATCGATGAAAATTCCAATGGATTTATCTACATGGTTTCTTCTCACAGTATCACGGGAGCAAAATCTGGGATCTCAGGAGAGCAAGTAGAATACTTCAAACGTGTTCAAGCAATGAATCTCAAAAACCCAAGATTGATTGGTTTTGGGATTTCCGATTCAGAAACTTTCACAAAAGCTTCTCTTTACGGAAACGGCGCGATTATCGGAAGTGCATTCATCAAAGTAGTAAAAGACAGTAAAAACTTATCTGCTGATATTAAATCTTATATTCAGTCAGTAATTCAATAA
- the trpD gene encoding anthranilate phosphoribosyltransferase: MKEILNHLIEHRSLSKEQAKEVLLKITSGEYNQSQIAAFLTVYMMRSVTVDELGGFREAMLEQCVPVDIAEYDAMDLCGTGGDGKDTFNISTLASFIVAGAGQNVAKHGNTGVSSICGSSNLLQSFGYEFTNDVDKIKKSLDEAGICFLHAPLFHPAMKHVGPIRKDLGVKTFFNMLGPMVNPSFPKKQLVGVFSLELARLYAYLYQYQEGSFSILHALDGYDEISLTGDFKMISQDGEKLYGPEDINLPILEASSIQGGETIAESAAIFDNILKGKGTEAQNSVVIANAAAALHTADSSLSFNAAVDKAKEALLSGKALKKFNALVNPKKSISLA; this comes from the coding sequence ATGAAAGAAATACTAAATCACCTGATTGAACACCGGTCGCTGAGCAAGGAGCAGGCTAAGGAAGTATTACTCAAAATCACATCAGGTGAATACAATCAAAGTCAGATTGCGGCTTTTTTGACTGTATATATGATGCGTTCGGTGACTGTAGATGAACTTGGTGGTTTTAGAGAAGCGATGTTGGAACAATGTGTTCCAGTGGATATTGCAGAGTATGATGCTATGGATCTTTGTGGTACAGGTGGAGATGGGAAAGACACTTTCAATATTTCAACTTTAGCCTCTTTTATCGTGGCTGGAGCTGGTCAAAATGTTGCCAAACATGGAAACACAGGTGTATCATCTATCTGTGGTTCATCAAATTTGCTTCAAAGTTTCGGATATGAATTCACCAACGATGTAGATAAGATCAAGAAAAGTCTTGATGAAGCAGGAATATGCTTTCTTCATGCACCGCTTTTTCACCCTGCGATGAAGCATGTAGGCCCCATAAGAAAAGATCTCGGAGTAAAGACTTTTTTTAATATGCTTGGCCCAATGGTAAACCCAAGTTTTCCTAAAAAGCAGTTGGTTGGTGTATTCAGCTTAGAATTGGCAAGGCTTTACGCATATTTGTATCAATATCAGGAAGGCAGTTTTAGTATTCTTCATGCCCTAGATGGTTATGATGAAATATCGCTTACTGGTGACTTCAAGATGATATCTCAAGATGGGGAAAAATTGTATGGTCCAGAAGATATCAATCTTCCTATTCTTGAAGCTTCTAGCATTCAAGGTGGAGAAACGATCGCTGAGTCTGCTGCTATATTTGACAATATCCTAAAAGGAAAAGGAACAGAAGCGCAGAATTCAGTTGTGATTGCAAATGCTGCTGCTGCGCTGCATACAGCCGATAGTTCACTTTCTTTCAATGCTGCTGTCGATAAGGCAAAAGAGGCCTTGCTTTCTGGTAAAGCACTGAAAAAATTCAATGCTTTGGTCAACCCAAAGAAATCTATTTCACTAGCATAA
- a CDS encoding phenylalanine 4-monooxygenase has translation MTNKPKDWVFTDPRLQQMKQDYAAYTAEDFKVWKILFERQIVNLPKAASIAYLDGIKEVNFTADKIADFEDVNKRLAESTGWAIQVVPGLIDDDLFFGLMNNRRFCSSTWLRKMEQLDYLEEPDMFHDAFAHMPMLTNQPYVDFLENLSGLALKHIENKWAIEVLSRIYWFTIEFGLIRENGELRIYGAGILSSAGETKYSLSDEPTHYEYDVRKIMNTPYWKDKFQDKYFIIESYEQLYQSLPEIEAVLEEMVAEEAK, from the coding sequence ATGACTAACAAACCCAAAGATTGGGTCTTTACCGACCCTAGACTTCAACAGATGAAACAAGATTATGCAGCGTATACAGCTGAGGATTTCAAAGTTTGGAAAATCTTGTTTGAAAGACAAATAGTTAACCTTCCAAAAGCCGCTTCTATCGCCTACCTTGATGGAATTAAAGAGGTGAATTTCACCGCAGATAAAATTGCAGATTTTGAAGATGTAAATAAGAGACTAGCTGAAAGTACAGGTTGGGCAATTCAAGTAGTTCCTGGATTGATCGATGATGATCTTTTCTTTGGACTGATGAACAATAGAAGGTTTTGCTCTTCAACATGGCTTCGCAAAATGGAGCAACTTGATTATTTGGAAGAACCTGATATGTTTCATGATGCATTTGCACACATGCCGATGTTGACCAATCAACCTTATGTTGATTTTTTGGAAAATCTAAGTGGGTTGGCGCTGAAGCACATTGAGAATAAGTGGGCGATTGAAGTGCTTTCTAGAATTTATTGGTTTACTATAGAGTTTGGATTGATTCGCGAAAATGGAGAACTTAGAATCTATGGTGCAGGAATCCTTAGCTCGGCTGGAGAGACAAAGTACAGCCTTTCTGACGAACCAACACATTATGAATATGATGTTCGAAAAATTATGAACACACCCTATTGGAAAGATAAATTTCAGGACAAATACTTCATCATCGAAAGCTACGAACAACTCTATCAATCTCTTCCAGAAATTGAGGCTGTCTTAGAAGAAATGGTTGCAGAAGAAGCGAAGTAA
- the trpB gene encoding tryptophan synthase subunit beta yields the protein MIKVDEKGFYGKFGGAYIPEMLHPNIEELRDNYEQIVATAEFQEEFQSLLRDFVGRPTPLYFAKRMSEKYGAKIYFKREDLCHTGAHKVNNTVGQIILAKKLGKKRIIAETGAGQHGVATATVCALMGMECTIYMGALDIQRQRPNVERMRILGAKVVPATSGSQTLKDATNEAMRQWINNPVDTHYIIGSVVGPHPYPEMVARFQSVISEEIKKQLLEKEGTENPDILIACVGGGSNAAGTFFHYYNVPEVRLVAAEAAGLGISSGKSAATTALGTPGILHGSKTLLMQTEDGQVVEPHSISAGLDYPGIGPVHAHLFDIGRAEFVAVEDEDAMKAGIELSRMEGIIPAIETAHAVHALNMIAYKKDDIIVINLSGRGDKDLDTYIKWGGY from the coding sequence ATGATTAAAGTTGACGAAAAAGGGTTTTATGGAAAATTTGGAGGAGCATATATCCCAGAGATGCTGCATCCAAATATAGAGGAGTTGAGAGATAACTACGAGCAGATTGTGGCTACCGCTGAGTTTCAAGAGGAGTTTCAATCTCTTTTGAGAGATTTTGTGGGAAGACCTACGCCTTTGTATTTCGCGAAGCGGATGTCAGAGAAATATGGAGCTAAGATCTATTTCAAAAGAGAAGATTTGTGTCATACAGGTGCGCACAAAGTCAACAATACAGTTGGACAGATTATACTGGCCAAAAAACTAGGAAAGAAAAGAATTATCGCTGAAACTGGTGCTGGACAACATGGAGTTGCTACGGCCACTGTTTGTGCTTTGATGGGGATGGAATGCACGATTTATATGGGGGCTTTAGATATCCAAAGACAGCGACCTAATGTAGAACGTATGAGGATTCTAGGAGCTAAGGTAGTCCCAGCAACATCAGGAAGCCAAACGCTCAAAGATGCCACAAATGAAGCCATGCGTCAATGGATCAATAATCCTGTGGATACACATTATATTATTGGTTCAGTAGTAGGTCCACATCCTTATCCAGAGATGGTGGCGAGATTTCAGTCAGTTATATCTGAAGAAATCAAAAAGCAGCTTTTGGAAAAAGAAGGCACAGAAAATCCAGATATTTTGATAGCTTGTGTAGGTGGTGGAAGTAATGCGGCAGGTACTTTTTTTCATTATTACAATGTGCCAGAAGTAAGACTGGTAGCAGCAGAAGCGGCAGGTCTGGGGATCAGTTCTGGCAAATCAGCAGCTACAACTGCACTTGGAACCCCTGGGATTCTACATGGAAGTAAAACCCTGCTGATGCAAACAGAAGATGGACAAGTTGTAGAGCCTCATTCTATTTCGGCTGGTTTGGATTATCCAGGAATTGGACCAGTGCATGCGCATTTGTTTGATATTGGAAGAGCGGAATTTGTTGCTGTAGAAGATGAAGATGCGATGAAAGCGGGTATTGAATTGAGCAGAATGGAAGGGATAATCCCTGCTATTGAGACAGCTCATGCTGTTCATGCTTTGAATATGATAGCGTACAAAAAAGATGATATTATTGTGATCAACCTTTCTGGTAGAGGGGATAAAGACCTAGATACATATATCAAGTGGGGAGGGTATTAA